Sequence from the Toxotes jaculatrix isolate fToxJac2 chromosome 24, fToxJac2.pri, whole genome shotgun sequence genome:
CTCATATTTAACACAGAAGTAAAGAAATGAGAGTCTTGTTTTTAGTTTCTTCAGCACCACGTGATATGAGAGGTGAGGTGACTTCCATTGAAGCTTCCACCGTTTCAAAgaattagaaataaaaactcACAGGACGTCCAGAGAACGTGAGCGTGTTCGGTCCAGTCGCTCCACAGGTGAGCAGCAGGAAACCGGGCGACGATCTGCAGCCACAGGACAGGACAGTGACAGAgtgatgcacagacacagagccaATCCATGCTCAGagataaaatcacattttcttttactgctgtAAACGTAAGCTCATGTACACACGTGTCTGCGTGACAGAATCAGATATCAGTGTAAACGCACAACATACATCATAtcacacaaaccaaaacaaatacattaactACATTTAATGTGTCACACACTTTACTCTCCTGAAAGATTAATGTTGTCATTTCTCATGAACCCGTCATGGCTGCAGCATTAACACATGAAGCTTCCTTCATGTAGTTACAGCACAAACTCAGTGTCTTTATCTCAGCTGATGTTTTCCACACtcactttttgtcagactgtcTGAACCATAGCAGCAGCATTAAGTGGGTTTGCTGTCAAGAGATGAATCATTCAATTCAAGCTTCCTGTGGAGCACAGAAGCAGATGAGTCACTGGAAACAGTCAAGGAGCTGTGGTGTTTCTGACCCTCTGAACCAATCAGGATCAGTCTGTGGTGCATCAACAGCTGCGAgtcatcttttctcttttctcttctttagaAATAGTAAATATCTTAGTTTGCAACCGTCACGTTTCTGCTGTCGTTCACATGAGTTTCCTCTGAGTTCCCACTTTCACATTAAAGTCAGTGCCAAGCAAACACATCACAAGTGCTCGTGAAGCTCAAATGCTGGGTTCTGTTTCCCCACACAGCTTGTTAAAGCCCCTCGACTGTCAGTCACAGATGGAGCAGGTAATGACCCGTCCAGGTGCACCTgttccctcacacacagctcgGCCCTGGGTTTGGGCTTCACTGGCAACttatacaaacagaaaataatcccAGAGACAATCATCAGGGCTGATCCCACCATCCCGACGCCTATGCCACACCCCACGTATTGTGAATCAGGCGACTGGGGCATTTTGAACTCAGGGGGGAACACGATGGTCTGGTTGGTCACCACGGCCGTCAGATTCCACAGGAGAGGTATCAAAGACATCACGGCGGCCAAGAGGCACAGAGCTCCAGAGGTGAAGAACGATAAGCGGACGAGTGAGCTCTTCCCAAAGTAGATGTTCCTCAAGGCATAAACACCACCAGCGTTCCCACAAAGCCCCACCAGCAGAGACAGGACCATGAGAACCTGACCTGCCACAATTTCTGGTGGTGTGAAAGCCTCGGTCAGACTGATGTACCTGCAGTGCATGACCTTGAAGCCAGGGGTCACCACGGTGTAGCTGTTGAAGCAGGCCCTCCAGATTCCCACCCAGGCCACGCCGGAGCTGATGACCTCCCTGTCAGACACCTGCCAAACCCTCCACTGGATGAGCCCAAGGGCCACAGCAGTGAGAGTCCAGCCCACGCAGCTCAGCCAAAGGGCGCCGAGCTGGGCGTGGGCTGTGTGAGCCAGGTACGTCATAGGAGTGGAGCCAAAGCAGAGCCACAGGAAGTCCTGATCCCACCCAGATCAAAGCCAGGTGAAAGGCGTCATGTTGTAacttcacattcacacttcATCTCCACGGAGGGAGACCTCTGTTGCTCCAGCTCACTCAGCCTCTTGATTGTTTACTTTCTCTCCACCTCGcagctcgttttttttttcctgatgctCTTTTGTCACCTGGGTTACCTGGCAAGCAGGCACCTGCAGCTCGCGCTGagggaacacaaacacagacacacaaaccatcTCTTCACTGTGTGAGCACCAACTCAACAAAGAAACAACGGGCATGTGGGTTATTTGGATTCATCCCGTGCAGGAAAAGTCTGAGCTGTCATcagaacataaaaacataaatcagtgtttttcctgctggaTTTCACAACTGAGGCTTTTGCATCaacttatttaaaaacaaacaaacacattatctCAGCAAGTGACGGTTTCAAAGATTTTAAAGAAGAGTAAGGCTCTGGTCTCTGTCACCTACCTGAGTGCTGCTCTGATGTGAGCCGTCTTCAGACTCTGAGAACAGAAAACTGACTGACGACCTCGAGCAGGAAGCTTATGTTTTATCCACTGATGCAGCGCAGCACTTCCTCATCTTCTACCAAAACCTAGATACAGCTTCCCGTCATGTCTGTGAACTGTAAATGATTGACAGTGTATATCATAGGTCAAATAAGGCTGGGCCTTATTGTTACTGGACCTGGATCTCTCCTCTGAGCTCATGTtgatcattttaaaatgcagtttccACAGTGTTTTCATAAATTCCCTCAGATCCTAAAATAACTTTTCCTTTTCCTAGATATTTTGCaggttttctgaaaaaaaaaaaagactttcagaatctaaaattaaaatgactaaaCTAAAAATCTTCAGGAGTTATTTCTTTGTCTataaaaatacagctgaaatgaaattgGGTTTCTGACAAATATCAAACGTGTTTGAAGTGTGTATGATGCATGAACAGATCATAAAACACAGGATCCTGGTTCTTTATCCAGCAGGTGCAGTAAAACTTGTATGAAGTGCTGTAAACGTTACTGTAGCACGTCATCAATGATTGTGAACAACAGGAAACTTTTGCTTCGTTCGCTCACATATTAAGCCAGAATGTCTCATAATGAGGCAGGAAGTGACAGGAACTACCACAACATcacagcaaagcagaaaaaaataaaagtccatTCAGTTTGTGCTTCTATGTGATTTCTTGCTTTCATctctattttgttttgttggaaaGTGAAGCCTGTCCCcggccagctgctgctctgggaTCAGATCTAACAACAATCTTCCCGCTCCAGCTCTGCccaaccaaaacaaacaacaccagCAGTGAAGACTTTGGCTGTTTCAAAGGTCAGGAACCAGGGATCAGGTGTAGCAGCGACCTGACACTGGGTAAAAATGGGATTTTCAAATCAACTTGTTTTTAAGGATCCTCCTTAGACTTTATTCCTCCCAACAGGTCGACACGCTCTCACTGCACTGGCACTTTCACCACTCACTTATATAATGACAGGATAAAACGTGATTTTTACAGTgaccatgtttgttaaattagaAAACAAAGTGCAGGCTATTAGATTTAAAAGCAAAAGACGTGATCACCAGATGTTTCAGCTTCATCACTTTTATTGCTTTCAAGCTGGTGAAAGAGCACACTGCATACATCCGGTGTGGGCTGTGCACAGCACCCAGGGGCACGGCCACGGCAGCCCATGAAGATCACAGTGTTGGGAGGCTACAGTAGGCACGTCTTCAGAGAAATATATATGCAGAGAATCCCCTAAAAGGACCAAACCATAGAGTAAAGTGCTAACGTCTTGGTTAACCTCCACAGAAATCACCAGCTGCACCTCAGTCCCTTCACTCTCTGACAACAGAAAGTCAGTGAGAAACATTTGTGGGCGGGAGCTTCAGCTAAAAGCACCAATGAAAACCTGTGAGGTCACAAAAATCACCCCAAGTATTTTAGCAGTGTCTTATGGAAAAGAACTGGGAGCAACATCAGCAACAAATCAGCACTGAGCTCAGTGATGACATTCACCTCTAACAGGAATCAAAGAGTTCCACTCCAGACTTCCAATCAGACGCTTCGTTTCATttcatcagaaaacaaaaagtcgTACGTCATGAGTGAAATTAAACTACAGGGGAAACACTTCCCCTCTCTGCAGACACGTTCTCAAAAAGGCTACAATAAATTACTAGAAAACAttactttaaaactttaaacacACGCGATGATAATTAATTAGAAATGCAGCCACAGACAGCTGCATGAATAACGTGTGAGCTCATGATGCAACTTAAATACAGCTCAGAAACACAAATATTAAAGGGAGGCTGGAGACACTGCAAGACGAAGACACAACCACATGAGTCTGTTTGGGGACACAGTCTGGTGTGTGTATACTTGACTCACACGAAGTCTTTTCCTTCTCACACTGATGTCTGGGGGGGAACCACAATCCAGTCTTTGAGTATCTCAGCTCCTGTGGCTCTATTTGCTCAAAAAGGGCCACATGGGAAATGATTATATTAGTATTAATTTggaataatattaatattaatatgcTACATGCTGCACCTTCAGGTCTAGTAATCCTCCTCCAGTCgtgtcagagcagcagcctcTGCTCCAGCGGCAGACTGTCCAACAGGCACTTCAGCTGCTCCTCGCCGAGCTTGATCTTATCCTCCAGTTTGCGCTGCTCGATGATGAGAGCCGACTTCATCTTGACGAAGTGCCGGTAGTCGTCCAGGCTCCCTGCGTCCAGGTGGACCTCCATGATGCCAGAAACCAGCCGCTCCCGGCGATCCAGGttctccttcagctccttgGCGTCTTCATGCTGCCGCATCAGCAGCTTGCGTTTCTCGGACAGGGTGCGCTGATGGAGAGCGGATATTAGTAATTAATCAGTAGCTCAGGAGGACAGTGTCATCTATTCactatctgtgtttgtttgcctctgcctcatgtgaccggggaggttACCTTCTCTTCTGGAGGGGCTTCGTCCTCCAGGCTGTTGAGGGCGTTTTCCACCCGGGCGAGCCGCCCCGACAGCGACAGCAGCAGGCTCACCACTTTGTCCAGGTCGCCCACGAACATGCGGAACTTGTCGAGCTGGTTGGGCTGACAAAGGCGCTGCACGGTGGTCTCCACCTCACGGCCCAGGGTCTCGTTGTCCTCCACGTCCTCCTGCAGGCTCTTCCGTGCCTCCCGCAGCACCTCCAGCTTCCTCGCCAGGCTGGAGATCAGCTCTTGctgcagaagatgaagaagacaaATGGAGTAAAACATATGAAGGGAGAAAATCCACTCTGGTGGATGTTTCACCTGATGCTGTTTCACCTTTTTACTGGCCAGGTCAACATCCAGCTCGTCCTCAGAgtcctgctcctccagctgctcctgcaTGTCCTTCATCTTGATGAGAAGCTCGGCTTTGGGGGCTGATGTGTTGTAGTAGGAGGAGCTGGGGACCAGGGAGGCTGCTGCTGATAGAGACACAccgtcctcctccctcctgacacacacaggacagcagAGGAACATTTTCCAGAATCAGTTACATCAGTCTTCTGGCTAAAGGAAATACgtgtaatgaaatatttgaccagcagggggcaggctaggctggaaaacaaatgacaaaccTTCAGCtaccaaaaaataaaagcatcaaacTCTGTCTGTATCACTTCACATTGGTTTAAATtattaactttttctttttttctgaaaagtcacacagaaaaagacGAGAAGTTCCACTTTAATTACTCATTTTAACCAATGCTTCGTTTCTCACCTGTCCGTGCTCCTGGGGGAGCAGGTGGGCAGCCTGGAGCTGGCGGAGGTCCTCCTCCGCTGGTGGGCCCCTTCCAGGATCTGCTCCTCTGGAGGGAACAGTCCCTCCATGAGGTCCATGGTGGTCTTCCTGCCGCTCTGGTCAAGGATATCCACCAGGGACTTGTCTTTACCCATGATGTCCCTGGCCAGTTCCTCTCTCTTGACATCCTCTTCTGAGCACCGAGCACCTGCTGAGTTCAGTTCAGGGACCGATGTCGATGCCTGGCCCGGGTCCTGAGCAGCCTGGCGTGTGTAGGTGCTGAACAGGGACGAGGCCGGGCGCTCTGTAGCACCCAGACAGGGGATGTGGGCCGACGGCTCGAAGACGCTGCAGGTCTCGCTGCTCTGAGGCAGGTAGGCCCGCCCCTCCCGGTCTGAGCTGCTCTCAGCGTGGACGATCCTCACGGGGACTTTCCTCACCGGACTGTTCACATCCATCACTTCTGCAAGCCTGGACTCATTTTCTGAGCTGGACCTGAAACAGACCTCAGCATCTTATTCTCATTCtttattaaagttaaaaaacaaaacgtaTTTCTTATAGGAAATAAAAAGGTAAAGTGTTCATGTTTTTCATAAACACCCGAGCTACACGATGGACTGTGTCTAATTAAAAGATGAATCGTATGAACTACAGTGGGAACCAAAGGTCACAGCAGCCACGTGGCTTTAACAAAATTACAGCTTCCAGTCTGATTCATCTCAGGCTGCAGAGGAAATCAGTGACACGCACAATCAAACTCTGATCCTCCTTCCTCCGCACACATTTTAGACACTGAGTGATTTTATACACTGTGAGAAATAACCGCTCCTTTATTCCTTTGACAAACTTATGTTACACTTCAGCTATTATAGTTATTTTAGGTCTGATCATTAGTCATCTCTGTCTACACACTGTCATTGTGTTGTTTCTccctgtctcactctctgtccatgttttttcttgCACTTGTTTACAAAGAGCTCTTATTAAAAGTCTATTAGATCAGAAGGGACCAGCTTTGTGTAACGAGGGGCAGTGAGGAGGCCTGGAGCACTGTGGCTAAGCTGCTTACCTGAGCGGTGACTCATCCTGCAGGAACACGGCCGGCGGCTTGTCCGTCAGTCTCAGCGGTGCAAACTGTGGCGAGGGAGACCGCGCTCGATCTGCCGTGGGAAGAGGCAGAGCCGCCGTCCAGGAGGAGAATGGGGATGAAGAGCgggaaggtggtggtggtggtggctgcTCCCTCTTCTGCTCGGTGTCTACATCTCCTTTACTCATGTCTGGTCTGGATGTACTGCTGAGATGAGGGGAGCTGGCTGAGGTGGGGCCAGCAGAGGAACCCTGGGTAGTAGCATGATGCTGGGtgtcagagctggagctggacaGGGGCTGGAGCACTGCCGGGTCTGCCTGGGCGCCAGCAAGGAATTCCCCAGAGGAGGATGTGGTTTCTGGGCCTAAATGGGGCCTGGGCGGTGGCAGGAGGCCCTTGGTTTGTGGAGGCTGGGCTGGGTGCTGGGAGGCAGGGTTTGGACTGAGGCTACGAGGGCCTGAGGAGAGTGCGGTGTGGGAGGGACTGGTAGTGTCTGGTTTGGTCCTGTGGTCAGAGAGTCCTGGGACTGGGCCCTCGTCAGGCTGGTGTCGCAGCCTGTCCTCTGCCTTCCCTCTAGACGtcaaaataaagacacacagcATCAGTACCTGAGGGTAACATGGAGGGTAACCTGagccatgcatgtgtgtgagcaaggCCTAAGGTAACTCCATCTATTATTATAATCATTATCTGCCTTTTTGTAAAACTGTGACATTAGGTAACATTAGCATTTGCAAAGCAGCTTCAGAATAAAGTGATACACTCTCCACCCGCCATAAATCAGTAATGGCACAGACACGTTTGTAAATCCAGGTGTAGTTTCCTACAGGAGTCCAGGAAATACTATTCACCTCAACACGAGCTCCAACAGCAGGAGATGAAGTTGGAAAACGTGAAAACGAGCACAGGAAACCTGAGACCTGAAATCTCACCACTCAGATACATTCCACATTTACATGAAACCtctcaaacatttctttttggcGGATGTTTCAGAGCAATCGACGGGTCACGGTGAGCAGGTGGACGACAACACATTTGGCTGTTGATGGACACTTTGGAAAAGAGCAACCAGCTATAAACTCAACATAACTCGAAAGAGTATTTCACTTGCaatttttatttccattatttaTTCTCCTCTCGGGAGGTGGAGCTTTTGTAagttcatgtttgttttatttgtacgAACAAACTAGAATATCACCTGGTGCTCTGCTGGGCCCGAGTGTCTCTCCACGACGAAGCAATATTCTGCAAAATAAAAGGTAAAGTTAAGAGTTTTGCTAAATTGAGACTGTCctcaacagaaaataacagaagtGGCTGCTTGTTTAAACACTTCAAATGACTTATGTTTacacttttatattttgtgGTTGTGCAAATTTCCACGACTTGTGAAAGTAGAGTAACACTGGTTTCTTTCTAACGAGAAATAGAAAAAGTCACATGATCTTGGTTCACCTGTGTATAGAAATCTGCAGAGGGGGAAGATCTGGATCTCTCGTGTATGCAGATGGCCTTCTCCTCTGCATCTGCATCTAAGATATTCTCTGCAGAGTGATACCTCCCCTGCGTCTTGGCCTCTGATGACTTTTTCTGCTTGTTCCATGTGGCCTGGTACTCGGCGAAGGTCCCCAGCCTGTGCTGCTCCAGTAAGGTCTGCTTATGTCCAGGGCTGAGGTGGTTTTGGTCTGTGGATGGCTGAGCCTCCTCAGGCTCTCCACAGGGAGTTCTCTCTTTTACTTTGCCTGTTTCACCAAGGTCTGCGTTCAGGTTTGTACCCTGACTGGACTTCAGCACAGGTCTGGAAAATGCCGGTTTGGTCTCAAAGAACTTCCTCCGCTCTCCGAAGGACCCTGTTTGAGACTCTCCCTCCAGTCCCACTTTATCTATTTTATCAGGCTCTGAGAAGGAGTGTGTCCTCTTTGCCAGGGGGAAGCGCTTCCGTCCTCTGATGCGTCCATTGGAGGTTTTAACAACCGGTGCCTCTGGTCCAAGGGGCTCTAGGTCTCGTCTCTGGAAGGAGGTGGCCTGGAGGACCCTGGCCTGTGCCTCTTTCAGGTGGTCCTTGTAGGTGTTGGAAAAGGAGACACCAGAAGACGTAGCGGTCTCTGTGGATCTCCACTCCTctacctcctcatcctctggaTCACATGTCAGGGTTGCAGCGCTGCGGCTCTTTTGCAGCTGAGCTCGTTTCTGCTGGATCTCTTTGCGGAGGGTAGTGGCGTAACGGTCACTGCGACGATTCGCTTTTCCACTGCTGGTGGCCGTAGTGTCACCAGTGTCCTGGGTGGACATGACACCCATGGTTATAGCTGCTGGTTGCCTCTCAGCCAGACTCCTACTCTCTTGGGCCAGGGAGTGGAGAAGTGGGGTTTTCAGGGGGGATATGCGGTGGTCTTCTTGAGGCACCCATGGGTCTTGCTGCCTCGACAGAGTGACCTTATGATCATTACCTTGTGTTGGAAAGTGtcttttcatgtcagtgtgacCCTCAACTCTCTTTGCAGCATCCTCTGGGCTCCGGCTTTGAACAGCATGTTCAGAGGTTTGGTGATCATAATGAAGGCCATTCCCAAGATGGGAATGGCCACTGCGCTCCTTCTTTTCACTGTAAGGCATCTGGGACTGAGGTAGAGAGTACTTTGCCTCTGATGACTTTTTCTGCTTGTTCCATGTGGCCTGGTACTCAGCGAAGGTCCCCAGCCTGTGCTGCTCCAGTAAGGTCTGCTTATGTCCAGGGCTGAGGTCTGTTTCCCCCCGCCGGGCCTCTGCTTTGCCCTGCCTGACCCGGAGCTCAGCAATCTGAACCAAATGCTTACTTGCCGGGCCGTAGTATCTGCTGTGCCCCCCGCTGTCCGGGTTTGGGTTTGCAGCAGAACCTGTCATGGATGCCGTGGAGTGCCTCACCTGTTTGAAGGCATTTGTGGGCAGATCCTGGAGGCTACGATAGTAGCTTCCGACACTCTGAGTCTTGGTGGGAGGAGCTGACCTGGTCTGCAGGTAGAAGGGGCTTTCGTCACTGTATTGCCTCTGGTGGGCAGGTGCTTGGGTGTAGTGAGACTGTCTGACATCATTGCTGGACAAGGAGAAGAGTTTGTTGGGGTGCAGCTGGTTGTGGTCAGATCCTGTGCTGGGATGAAGGAAGTCATTAGTGGGCAGGGGGTTGAAGCTACGTCTGGCCTCTGAGGTTTTCTCCTGATGGGACCTGAGGCCGTTCTGGTCGTTACTATCAGTCAGCTTTTCAGCTGACCTGCCGTGGCTCTTTGTTGGACCACTAGGTCCTTCAGAGTAAGGGAACACCTTTGTGGCGGCAAAACTGTCACTGCgaaggggaggaggtgggggagggggagactGGGACTTCTTCTTCTCCGGTACCTGCCACACTGGGCCGACGCTGGGTCTCCCTGCAATGGAAACCCGTGAGGCAGGCTGCTCCTCTGCCCGTGACCCCTCCCAGCCTCCGCTCCCTAGCGTCGCCTGGAGGTACCTGGGCCGTCCAGCCTGCTGAGACCCTTCGCTCTGAAGGCCcttgaagaaaatgttttcagtgctgGTACCCTTCCTGCCAGCTGTGCTCTGGTCATGAACAGGAGGACTGGAGCCATTGGAGAAACAGCTGAACCCAGAGTCTCTTTTACCTGCTTGTCCAGAGAGCGGCTCAGCACTGCTCACGTATTTAGTTGGGGAAAGACGACCTGG
This genomic interval carries:
- the LOC121177699 gene encoding claudin-34-like, with product MTYLAHTAHAQLGALWLSCVGWTLTAVALGLIQWRVWQVSDREVISSGVAWVGIWRACFNSYTVVTPGFKVMHCRYISLTEAFTPPEIVAGQVLMVLSLLVGLCGNAGGVYALRNIYFGKSSLVRLSFFTSGALCLLAAVMSLIPLLWNLTAVVTNQTIVFPPEFKMPQSPDSQYVGCGIGVGMVGSALMIVSGIIFCLYKLPVKPKPRAELCVREQVHLDGSLPAPSVTDSRGALTSCVGKQNPAFELHEHL
- the LOC121177648 gene encoding protein Shroom2-like; its protein translation is MDAVDYRDHLRASAGRMKWWKEEDEEYGELVEVLLQGKAPWGFTLRGGTEHREPLVITKVEEGSVAAAVHLQTGDEMVSVNAVRLSGSRQEAISLVKSSHKTLTLMVRRPKMVDVVSPRTMPSETEVHVARSFLTKILRSSMRKNRFKGKNDPGSRPHSWHSSKLTEEESEPAGREATPAPVWQPKHEARPKESSTQGEQNAQRQLTSQFSSVSNMDRLDRPSHPYPPGRLSPTKYVSSAEPLSGQAGKRDSGFSCFSNGSSPPVHDQSTAGRKGTSTENIFFKGLQSEGSQQAGRPRYLQATLGSGGWEGSRAEEQPASRVSIAGRPSVGPVWQVPEKKKSQSPPPPPPPLRSDSFAATKVFPYSEGPSGPTKSHGRSAEKLTDSNDQNGLRSHQEKTSEARRSFNPLPTNDFLHPSTGSDHNQLHPNKLFSLSSNDVRQSHYTQAPAHQRQYSDESPFYLQTRSAPPTKTQSVGSYYRSLQDLPTNAFKQVRHSTASMTGSAANPNPDSGGHSRYYGPASKHLVQIAELRVRQGKAEARRGETDLSPGHKQTLLEQHRLGTFAEYQATWNKQKKSSEAKYSLPQSQMPYSEKKERSGHSHLGNGLHYDHQTSEHAVQSRSPEDAAKRVEGHTDMKRHFPTQGNDHKVTLSRQQDPWVPQEDHRISPLKTPLLHSLAQESRSLAERQPAAITMGVMSTQDTGDTTATSSGKANRRSDRYATTLRKEIQQKRAQLQKSRSAATLTCDPEDEEVEEWRSTETATSSGVSFSNTYKDHLKEAQARVLQATSFQRRDLEPLGPEAPVVKTSNGRIRGRKRFPLAKRTHSFSEPDKIDKVGLEGESQTGSFGERRKFFETKPAFSRPVLKSSQGTNLNADLGETGKVKERTPCGEPEEAQPSTDQNHLSPGHKQTLLEQHRLGTFAEYQATWNKQKKSSEAKTQGRYHSAENILDADAEEKAICIHERSRSSPSADFYTQNIASSWRDTRAQQSTRGKAEDRLRHQPDEGPVPGLSDHRTKPDTTSPSHTALSSGPRSLSPNPASQHPAQPPQTKGLLPPPRPHLGPETTSSSGEFLAGAQADPAVLQPLSSSSSDTQHHATTQGSSAGPTSASSPHLSSTSRPDMSKGDVDTEQKREQPPPPPPSRSSSPFSSWTAALPLPTADRARSPSPQFAPLRLTDKPPAVFLQDESPLSSENESRLAEVMDVNSPVRKVPVRIVHAESSSDREGRAYLPQSSETCSVFEPSAHIPCLGATERPASSLFSTYTRQAAQDPGQASTSVPELNSAGARCSEEDVKREELARDIMGKDKSLVDILDQSGRKTTMDLMEGLFPPEEQILEGAHQRRRTSASSRLPTCSPRSTDRREEDGVSLSAAASLVPSSSYYNTSAPKAELLIKMKDMQEQLEEQDSEDELDVDLASKKQELISSLARKLEVLREARKSLQEDVEDNETLGREVETTVQRLCQPNQLDKFRMFVGDLDKVVSLLLSLSGRLARVENALNSLEDEAPPEEKRTLSEKRKLLMRQHEDAKELKENLDRRERLVSGIMEVHLDAGSLDDYRHFVKMKSALIIEQRKLEDKIKLGEEQLKCLLDSLPLEQRLLL